From Chloroflexota bacterium, the proteins below share one genomic window:
- a CDS encoding slipin family protein yields MSFSTFLIIVVILALGIVLPSLRLCNEWERKVVLRLGRFTGVRGPGIFLLLPWIERTPFTIDLRTVTSSFTAEQTLTKDNVPVNVDTIVFWRVIDPARAVLQVSDYPTAVRGSAQTALRDVIGQNDLSRVLSERAALDAAMTQVLDNQTEPWGIKVSSVQMRDIKIPDVLQDAMSRVAQADRERQARVILGDSEVAVAQRFAEAGNVYETNPMALHLRGMNMLYEVMKAGGTSTVIVPSTAVESMNFGTLTGITALAREAGAGQGPNPPSQPQPPSPPTFGA; encoded by the coding sequence ATGTCATTTTCGACGTTCCTCATCATCGTGGTGATCCTGGCCCTGGGCATCGTGCTGCCGTCCCTCCGGCTCTGCAACGAATGGGAGCGCAAAGTTGTGTTGCGGCTTGGGCGCTTCACGGGCGTCCGCGGACCCGGAATCTTCCTGCTCCTCCCCTGGATCGAGCGCACGCCCTTCACCATCGACCTCCGAACGGTCACCAGCAGCTTCACCGCCGAACAGACCCTGACGAAGGACAACGTGCCGGTCAACGTGGACACCATCGTCTTCTGGCGCGTCATCGACCCGGCGCGCGCGGTGCTGCAGGTCTCGGACTATCCCACGGCGGTCCGCGGGAGCGCCCAGACGGCGCTCCGGGACGTCATCGGCCAGAACGATCTCAGCCGCGTGCTCTCAGAGCGCGCAGCCCTCGACGCGGCGATGACTCAGGTCCTGGACAACCAGACTGAGCCATGGGGGATCAAGGTGTCGTCGGTGCAGATGCGCGACATCAAGATCCCCGACGTGCTCCAGGATGCGATGAGCCGCGTGGCCCAGGCCGACCGCGAGCGGCAGGCGCGGGTCATCCTCGGGGACAGCGAGGTCGCCGTGGCCCAGAGATTCGCGGAAGCTGGCAACGTCTACGAGACCAATCCGATGGCGCTTCACCTGCGCGGGATGAATATGCTGTACGAGGTGATGAAGGCCGGGGGTACCTCTACCGTCATCGTGCCGTCCACGGCAGTGGAGAGCATGAACTTCGGCACGCTGACGGGAATCACAGCCCTCGCCCGGGAAGCGGGAGCTGGCCAGGGACCAAATCCGCCTTCGCAACCGCAGCCGCCGTCGCCGCCTACATTTGGGGCCTAG
- a CDS encoding energy-coupling factor ABC transporter permease: MVPDGVLPAWLWIAGWILAALAIAAALRSATAQEGARLIPLAGTMAAVMTIVMSLEIVPLGYEPHLTVLSGILLGPSYGLLATFVFNLLRLMVGDGSVTLLGLNTLLLGLETVAGALIFRGLTRVWPNAGQVGPSAAVATFVALALSTIAFLGLIAFAAVDPRSIAEEGLLARAGTDEPGFALYARLVLALGAIGWTLEAVAVGAMTAFISAVRPSLIRRATVT; the protein is encoded by the coding sequence ATGGTTCCAGACGGCGTGCTCCCAGCATGGCTGTGGATCGCCGGCTGGATTCTGGCCGCTTTGGCCATCGCCGCGGCTCTTCGCAGCGCCACCGCTCAGGAAGGCGCGCGCCTCATCCCTCTCGCGGGGACGATGGCCGCCGTCATGACCATCGTCATGTCCTTGGAGATCGTGCCCCTCGGCTACGAGCCCCACCTAACGGTCCTCAGCGGTATCCTGCTCGGGCCGTCGTACGGGCTGCTGGCGACCTTCGTATTCAACCTGCTGCGCCTGATGGTCGGGGACGGTAGCGTCACGCTCCTCGGCCTGAATACGCTCTTGCTCGGACTGGAGACCGTGGCAGGCGCGCTGATCTTTCGGGGCCTCACCCGCGTGTGGCCGAACGCCGGCCAGGTCGGGCCGAGCGCCGCGGTAGCCACGTTCGTCGCGCTCGCCTTGTCCACCATCGCGTTCCTGGGGCTCATCGCTTTCGCCGCCGTCGACCCCCGCTCGATCGCGGAAGAGGGCCTCTTGGCGCGCGCAGGGACCGACGAACCCGGGTTCGCCCTCTATGCGCGGCTCGTGCTGGCGCTGGGTGCCATCGGATGGACGCTGGAAGCAGTGGCTGTGGGAGCGATGACCGCGTTCATCTCCGCCGTGCGGCCCAGCCTGATCCGACGCGCGACGGTGACGTGA
- a CDS encoding energy-coupling factor transporter transmembrane component T, with protein sequence MIDVLAIDRWSSRELGWVHRVSPGVKIVGVILVIAFLVVGHSAGALALVLGAVIAALLTSRLPVVPIAGMAVLPVTMSALFATTRLGGSWESAIVIVEKGTISSLTLLLLVSSTPRTDLFRALRRVAPSILADMVMLAYRSVFILIERALDTRDAVRLRSASLPPLARLRRSALVAALAILRSHELAEEQYAMMRLRGYPGAAPADARRPRLPRDAAFLLATGAWLAGALAVAPGLPLATNLAMAGAVVAGAGALRSRP encoded by the coding sequence GTGATCGACGTACTCGCCATCGATCGCTGGTCCAGCCGCGAGCTGGGCTGGGTGCATCGAGTGTCCCCCGGTGTCAAGATCGTGGGCGTGATTCTGGTCATCGCCTTCCTCGTGGTCGGTCATTCCGCGGGCGCCCTGGCTCTGGTACTGGGCGCCGTGATTGCCGCGCTCCTCACTTCGCGGCTGCCCGTCGTACCGATCGCCGGGATGGCAGTCCTTCCCGTGACGATGTCGGCCCTCTTTGCCACAACTCGCCTCGGAGGTAGCTGGGAATCCGCCATCGTGATCGTCGAGAAGGGAACGATCAGTAGCCTGACGCTCCTGCTGCTCGTGTCCTCGACTCCGCGAACGGATCTCTTTCGCGCGCTTCGACGCGTAGCCCCGTCCATCCTGGCCGACATGGTGATGCTCGCGTACCGATCTGTCTTCATCCTGATCGAGCGGGCGCTCGATACGCGGGACGCGGTTCGGCTCCGGAGCGCGAGCCTACCGCCTCTGGCGCGGCTTCGCCGAAGCGCGCTCGTGGCCGCGCTCGCGATCCTCCGGTCGCACGAGCTGGCGGAAGAGCAGTACGCGATGATGCGCCTGCGCGGCTACCCGGGCGCAGCGCCGGCAGACGCACGTCGCCCGCGGCTTCCCCGAGACGCGGCGTTTCTCCTCGCGACCGGCGCGTGGCTCGCGGGGGCGCTCGCCGTCGCACCAGGGCTGCCGCTCGCGACGAACCTCGCGATGGCGGGCGCGGTGGTGGCCGGGGCGGGCGCTCTCCGGAGCCGTCCGTGA
- a CDS encoding ABC transporter ATP-binding protein, with the protein MTESLAYARDIRVDYPDGRAVRIGGIPFVVRRGERVAIVGPNGSGKSTLIRALVGLLRPSDGEIRVFGHDPSREFDAIRLRIGVVLQDVDAQLLAPTVAEDIAFGLAGRGLTAAEVNARVAEVADSFDLGEVLNRVPHYLSGGERRKLALAGALVTNPELLVLDEPFAGLDPRSRAELIDLVRSEHARRRISLLLTTHEVEELPRLVDTVYVIAEDGSLAARSTPDEIFQMHDLLERCNVRPPQLARLHALLRAAGAELPRFENPEAAAEAIMDWAGRPRTDSMGGQSKG; encoded by the coding sequence GTGACCGAATCCCTCGCCTATGCCCGCGACATCCGCGTCGATTATCCGGACGGCCGCGCCGTCCGGATCGGCGGCATCCCGTTCGTCGTTCGCCGAGGCGAACGCGTCGCGATCGTGGGACCGAACGGGAGCGGGAAGAGCACCCTGATTCGCGCGCTCGTCGGGCTGCTTCGGCCATCCGATGGCGAGATCCGCGTGTTTGGCCATGACCCGTCGCGGGAGTTCGACGCGATTCGGCTGCGCATCGGGGTGGTGCTTCAGGACGTCGACGCGCAGCTCCTCGCGCCGACGGTGGCGGAGGACATCGCGTTCGGGCTGGCCGGGCGCGGACTGACCGCGGCGGAGGTGAACGCGCGCGTGGCGGAGGTCGCCGACTCCTTCGACCTCGGCGAGGTCCTCAACCGGGTGCCCCACTATCTGTCGGGTGGCGAGCGCCGGAAGTTGGCGCTGGCCGGCGCGCTGGTGACGAACCCCGAGCTTCTCGTGCTCGACGAGCCTTTTGCCGGACTCGACCCACGCTCACGCGCCGAGCTCATCGACCTCGTTCGGTCCGAGCACGCGCGCCGCCGGATCTCTCTATTGCTGACAACCCATGAGGTTGAGGAGCTTCCGCGGCTCGTGGACACCGTGTACGTGATAGCGGAGGACGGCTCTCTGGCCGCTCGGTCTACCCCGGACGAGATTTTCCAGATGCACGATCTGCTCGAACGGTGTAACGTGAGGCCGCCTCAGCTGGCGCGGCTGCACGCCCTGCTTCGGGCGGCCGGGGCGGAGCTTCCGAGGTTCGAAAATCCGGAGGCGGCAGCGGAGGCGATCATGGATTGGGCAGGACGCCCGAGGACGGACTCGATGGGAGGTCAATCGAAAGGATGA
- a CDS encoding DUF1003 domain-containing protein, translating to MKDAAISSTHALARTNTAHILDRLSDVELLRALPPDEVQALAPKVELVEVPAGQIVFSQGDRGDALYVIEAGEAQVQRDGRMDVATLGPGEVFGEMAILAEEPRSATVLARTPLTLWRLWRADVHDLVQASPQFAAALRELAEKRRAGVPIQPVGRRVWLTAALRTWGARNLGISGLRAAEERLAAAIQRKRATRDVNRLHEESLTVGQRLADRIAATMGSWPFIIAQSCLLALWVTINVTEFIFHSWDPYPFILMNLLLSLQAAYAAPVIMMSQNRQAAKDRLQAELDLRTNLHAETLIEELHGAMEDLRLRQWQELLEMQERQISYLEALVPGDLARKTRDDGAIPGGTGG from the coding sequence ATGAAGGACGCCGCGATTAGCTCCACCCACGCGCTTGCGCGAACGAACACGGCCCACATCCTCGACCGCCTCAGCGACGTCGAGCTGCTTCGGGCGCTGCCGCCCGACGAAGTCCAGGCCCTCGCCCCGAAAGTCGAGCTGGTCGAGGTGCCCGCCGGTCAGATCGTGTTTTCCCAGGGGGATCGGGGAGACGCGCTCTACGTGATCGAGGCCGGCGAGGCGCAGGTCCAGCGGGATGGACGGATGGACGTCGCAACCCTCGGGCCGGGCGAGGTATTCGGGGAGATGGCGATCCTGGCCGAAGAGCCGCGCTCCGCGACAGTCCTCGCGCGCACGCCGCTCACCCTGTGGCGGCTCTGGCGGGCCGACGTGCACGATCTGGTCCAGGCGTCGCCGCAGTTTGCCGCGGCGCTCCGCGAGCTGGCCGAGAAGCGGCGGGCCGGCGTGCCGATTCAGCCGGTCGGGCGACGCGTATGGCTCACGGCGGCGCTTCGGACGTGGGGCGCGCGGAATCTGGGGATCTCCGGCTTGCGGGCCGCCGAGGAGCGGCTGGCGGCGGCCATCCAGCGCAAGCGCGCAACGCGCGACGTGAATCGCCTGCATGAGGAATCCCTCACTGTCGGCCAGCGCCTCGCAGACCGTATCGCGGCCACCATGGGGAGCTGGCCCTTCATCATCGCGCAATCGTGCCTGCTAGCCCTGTGGGTCACAATCAACGTCACTGAGTTCATCTTTCATTCGTGGGATCCTTACCCATTCATCCTCATGAATCTGCTGCTCAGCTTGCAGGCCGCCTACGCGGCGCCCGTCATCATGATGAGTCAGAATCGCCAGGCCGCGAAGGACCGGCTCCAGGCGGAGCTCGACCTCCGTACGAATCTCCACGCGGAGACGTTGATCGAGGAGCTGCATGGCGCGATGGAGGATCTGCGTTTGCGCCAATGGCAGGAGCTATTGGAAATGCAGGAGCGGCAGATCAGCTATCTCGAGGCGCTCGTTCCAGGGGATCTGGCGCGGAAGACCCGGGACGACGGAGCGATACCCGGCGGGACCGGCGGCTAG
- a CDS encoding MarR family transcriptional regulator: MISTDDPGVQAWRTLLRSHAAIVRELDAAMEQEAGMSVRAYEVLVRLAHVPGGSLRMAELANSVYLSPSGITRLVDQLVRRGLVTRRKDPNDARSYLAELTKRGQSSFERASVVYRGAVQTHFAQRLSTEQLLSISEILGAFAEGLPRRAS, translated from the coding sequence GTGATAAGCACCGATGACCCGGGCGTTCAGGCATGGCGGACGCTGCTCCGCAGCCACGCCGCCATCGTCCGCGAGCTGGATGCAGCCATGGAGCAAGAGGCCGGAATGTCTGTGCGCGCGTACGAAGTCCTGGTCCGGCTCGCCCATGTGCCCGGGGGCTCGCTCCGGATGGCCGAGCTGGCGAACAGCGTGTATCTCTCGCCGAGCGGCATCACGCGTCTCGTGGACCAGCTCGTGCGCCGTGGTCTCGTGACCCGGCGCAAGGACCCGAACGACGCGCGCAGTTACCTGGCCGAGCTGACCAAGCGGGGGCAATCGAGCTTCGAGCGCGCCTCGGTGGTGTACCGCGGGGCCGTTCAGACGCATTTCGCCCAGCGGCTCTCCACCGAGCAGCTCCTGTCGATATCTGAGATCCTGGGCGCCTTCGCTGAGGGGCTTCCGCGGCGCGCATCGTGA
- a CDS encoding metalloregulator ArsR/SmtB family transcription factor: MIRPVNMVPLMARLFRSIGDEGRLTVLEALIPREQRVSDIVQATGLSQSTVSTHLSALHAAGLATRRQEARSVWYGASHPAIERLLAASEEVVVAGSDQAYACSSPCCDPRAS; the protein is encoded by the coding sequence ATGATTCGCCCGGTCAACATGGTGCCGCTGATGGCGCGGCTCTTTCGCTCCATCGGCGACGAAGGACGCCTGACCGTCCTCGAAGCGCTCATTCCCCGCGAGCAGCGCGTGTCGGACATTGTGCAGGCGACCGGACTCTCGCAGTCCACCGTCTCAACGCACCTCTCGGCGCTGCACGCCGCGGGGCTGGCGACTCGGCGCCAGGAGGCGCGCAGCGTCTGGTACGGGGCGTCCCACCCCGCGATCGAGCGGCTCCTCGCCGCGTCCGAGGAGGTCGTGGTCGCCGGCTCGGATCAGGCGTATGCCTGCTCGAGCCCCTGCTGCGACCCGCGCGCGTCCTAG
- a CDS encoding amidohydrolase family protein gives MAPERVIDADGHIIESETEIFAYLPPPYRGQDQLFSYPFFPTLDGWHRAARRVTDGKGFVTERPDAGAWIEYLDDANIAATVLFPTAGLAFGLISDPEWAAALARGYNDWLSDRFMRADPKRIKGMALIPVQDPPEAARELRRVVRDLGMVGGILPAVGLQRAFGDRQFWPIYEAAQELNVILAVHGAPNHNLGLDRLQRLIEVRALTHPFSQMIQLTSMIFSGVFDAFPRLRVAYCEAGCGWVPFMAERLDMEFHNRTAQAPDLKCLPSEHMAGGRIFFHTELDEGGLAAAVNKLGRSDVFFSASDYPHEKKEEYPEKIADFLARRDLPTGAQRTVLWDVPIRMYALDQAAL, from the coding sequence ATGGCGCCTGAACGGGTCATCGACGCGGACGGACACATCATCGAGTCGGAGACCGAGATCTTCGCGTACCTACCACCGCCCTATCGCGGCCAGGATCAGCTCTTCTCCTATCCGTTCTTCCCCACGCTCGACGGCTGGCATCGAGCGGCGCGCCGCGTCACGGACGGAAAGGGGTTCGTTACCGAGCGCCCGGACGCCGGCGCGTGGATCGAGTACCTCGACGATGCGAACATTGCCGCGACTGTCCTGTTCCCCACGGCCGGCCTGGCCTTCGGGCTCATCTCCGATCCGGAGTGGGCCGCCGCGCTCGCCCGCGGCTACAACGATTGGCTCTCCGATCGATTCATGCGGGCGGACCCCAAGCGGATCAAAGGCATGGCGCTCATTCCGGTCCAGGACCCGCCCGAGGCTGCGAGAGAGCTTCGCCGCGTCGTCCGGGACCTGGGCATGGTGGGCGGAATTCTCCCCGCCGTTGGGTTGCAGCGCGCGTTCGGCGACCGCCAGTTCTGGCCGATCTACGAGGCCGCGCAGGAATTGAACGTGATCCTCGCGGTCCATGGTGCGCCGAACCACAATCTTGGCCTGGATCGCCTGCAGCGGCTCATCGAGGTCCGCGCCCTCACCCATCCGTTCAGCCAGATGATTCAACTTACCAGCATGATCTTCAGCGGCGTGTTCGACGCGTTTCCCAGGTTGAGAGTCGCCTACTGCGAGGCGGGCTGCGGCTGGGTGCCGTTCATGGCGGAGCGGCTCGACATGGAGTTCCACAACCGCACTGCCCAGGCGCCCGATCTGAAGTGCCTCCCGAGCGAGCACATGGCCGGCGGGCGCATCTTCTTCCACACCGAGCTGGACGAGGGCGGACTCGCGGCGGCCGTGAACAAGCTCGGGCGATCGGACGTATTCTTCTCGGCGTCGGACTATCCGCACGAGAAGAAAGAAGAGTACCCCGAGAAGATCGCCGACTTCCTGGCGCGCCGGGACCTCCCGACCGGCGCCCAGCGCACGGTCCTCTGGGACGTGCCCATTCGGATGTACGCGCTGGACCAAGCGGCCCTCTAA
- a CDS encoding 3-oxoacid CoA-transferase subunit B, with the protein MPLTRDQIARRAARELRNGDYVNLGVGIPMLVANHVPPGVEVILHSGHGVLGLGPSPKPDEMDPDLVSVETTLATIVPGAALIPTIDSFGLIRGGKLDVAIMGAMQVSATGDIANWAAPNAAPRGMGGAMDLAVGVRRLVVTMEHVTRSGELRILDRCTLPLTGVACVDRIITDYCVLDVTPEGLALRELAPGVTAEEVQAITQPRLIVDADVREIAN; encoded by the coding sequence GTGCCGCTGACGCGCGACCAGATCGCTCGACGGGCCGCTCGGGAGCTGCGCAACGGCGACTACGTGAACCTGGGCGTCGGCATCCCGATGCTGGTGGCCAACCACGTGCCGCCCGGCGTCGAGGTGATCCTGCACTCCGGCCACGGAGTGCTCGGGCTCGGGCCTTCTCCCAAACCCGACGAGATGGATCCCGACCTGGTGAGCGTCGAGACGACGCTCGCGACGATCGTGCCGGGCGCGGCCTTGATCCCGACCATCGACTCCTTCGGACTCATCCGCGGCGGCAAGCTTGACGTGGCCATCATGGGCGCGATGCAGGTCTCCGCGACGGGGGACATCGCGAACTGGGCTGCGCCCAACGCAGCGCCGAGGGGGATGGGCGGGGCGATGGACCTCGCGGTGGGCGTCCGGCGGCTGGTCGTCACGATGGAGCACGTGACCCGCTCGGGTGAGCTGCGGATTCTCGACCGGTGCACGCTCCCGCTCACCGGGGTGGCGTGCGTCGATCGGATCATCACCGACTACTGCGTGCTGGACGTGACGCCCGAGGGGCTCGCGCTGCGCGAGCTGGCGCCCGGCGTGACGGCCGAGGAGGTCCAGGCGATCACGCAGCCGCGCCTGATCGTCGACGCGGACGTCCGCGAGATCGCGAACTAG